The genomic region CAACAAGACCACGTCCCCCCGCCTCCTCCGACACCCTtccccttcttccttctccAGACCTCCACGCCCACCTCCCAAACCAAGTCCATCTCCTTCTTGAGCACCAAGCCTTCTGGCTGAGATGGTGGCTCTTGCTTCAATTGCAGCGAGGATTCATCGGGGTGCAATAGTGGTTCCTGGGTGCAGGTGTGGCGAGAAAGAGAAGTGAGGGGAAAGAAGGGGATCTGTGGGGTGCTGCAGATACTCTGAAATGGAGGGGAAGAAGGGTGAGGATGGAAAAACCCTCGTTTGtgcgtttttttgttttttaaatttgaaattgaagCAAAAATCTTGAATCTGAATTgtgggttttggttggaattggaAATGCAAGAAGAGGGGTGTCCGGGGAAGCGGCTGTGGTTTTGGAGGTGAAGGAAGGAGGGGTGCGAATGGAGGGGAAGAAGGTGAGAGATGGATGGTTTGATTGGGGGGTGTGGGCCCCACTTCTctttatttaacttttttgaCATAATGTTTTCTTaaattgttcctttttttttaaaaaaaaaaaaatattttatctacTTGGTATTCCACGTTAGAAAAATATAAGCTCAGCATTTGCCGCGTCATCATTTAACGGTTAATTTAACGGATTAATTaatggaggtatgacattgcaacgaattcataagttgagatatgacatttcaatgtttaaaacattatGAATGAGATTGTTGTGCAACccatagttaaggtagttttatgtaatttacccgaagttttttttaaccaaaatggtctatgagattgtcataactcctcattttggtttaTGAGATTTAGAattgatagaagtggtccctaagattgtttATCGACAATTATTTTGGCCCTTGTGGAAAAATTccgttaaattgaagaaactaCCAGTATGAAGGggttaatttgacaaaaatacactTAATTTAACGAAGATTTCTTACAAAATGATCGACAATAAACAATCTCAGGAACcacttatattgattttaaattttagtaaccaaagtgaaaagttatgtcaatctcaaagTCATTTTGAATACAAAAAACTAATAGTTAAAAAGAACCATGGATAAACTAAGAAAAGGTAATCAACCAAAAGTGCCCCCAAATCCCCTTGGTGGCGGCAGTAACGGTGAAAGGTGAGAATGTTCCGTCTAaattctatgtttaattttctCGTTCTCATCCAAAGGGTAATGCATTTTAATATTCTTTCGattagaatttaaaatttttactgTTAGAATCAGAAACACTATTCAAACTTGCTCCTCTAAGACCATCTctaatggttgggctaaaagccaaatattttagctcggaaaatttagcttttagcccagaaacaacttttctgctccaaccgttctagtataaaattttagcccgggattattaaagaatgaatttaggcctttttttttgttaaattaatttttaaaaaaataaataaatatgtagactatcgtaaattaattttattaacattttaatctaaaaaaatttaaattccgataaatattgggtggagtccactccgatttctgggctaaattttggggggaatttggccttggtttagcatttagcatttagcccaaattttccccttgggttggagtgggtttggagGGAAATTTTGAGAGGTAATTTGgtttttagcccaccattggagttggtctaaacGAGCAGTGAACTCAatattttaagtttatattATCCTAGAATAAAAACACTTGTGTTTATTTGGTAATTGGTACGCGTGATATAATActtaaaaattaacataaaaccTAGTGCCATAACCAGTGATGATTTTTCTCAGTCATGGAAACTTAGAACAATGAATcctatttttttactttttattttttggggtaCAAACATCGGAGATTGGAGATTGGAGATTGGAGATTGGACATGGACACACCTTATCCCCCCACATATCTCTCTTCCACTCTCACTGGACACAAAGTGCCCACATCAGCTCACATAGCTTTTACCCTATATTCAACTGTAatatccaccaccaccaccaccccctcCTCCTCCAGGCCTCTCACCTCACTCAAAAATACACAATCACAGTTGATCTACCACCATGGCTGCCACCGCAGCTGCAGCCATGAGCTCATCTTTCTCCCCCTCCATCTACACCGTCAAATGCATTCGTTCATCATCCAATCATTCATCCCCTGATCATCTACACCTTAAAATGTCACCAAATCGCATGCCATCACCGTCATCACTATCCCACTCTTTTGCTATAGAGCCACTACTTTCCATTAGTAGTATCGGAACCTCGAATAAGTTTCGGGTGCTGAGGATAACAACTACTTGTGTTGCTCAAGAAGGGGTGGCAGTGACTGATGAGGTTGAAGTTGAGCAAGTGGTCTTGgccgaggaggaggaggagaaggaggagaagcAAGCAGAAGAACAAGTAGTTGCCGCGGTGGAAGAattaggaggaggaggagaggcgGCAGCTGGTGGAGTTTCAGGAGAGGAGGAGGTTGCTGTGAACACAAAGCTTTACTTTGGGAATCTTCCTTATAGTGTGGACAGTGCACAGCTTGCTGGGATTATTCAGGACTTTGCTAGTCCTGAGCTCATTGAGGTCAGTTTTCATTTCCTATTTTTCATTAAGTTTGTTTTAAAAGATGCCATGCTAGtgttaatttataattttatcgTCATACACTATGATAGATACGTTAGTACGAGGGATTTTCTCATTTGTTGAACGCTTTTGTCGACGGATTCACCACCTCTTCTGGGGTATAGATTAATCGTAATCCATTAGGTTACGATGAATTTGCACGGCAAAATTGTCAACTTACACTATTTTATAACGTCTTTTGATTCAAAAGACATTCATCTTATTGACAATTTGACAACTTAACATGCTAAATCTTTTGAAAATACCCGTATACCACCATTAATTGTTACTGACGAACATAATTGATGATCGTATACAGGTTCTGTATCATAGGGAGACTGGAAAAAGCAGAGGATTTGCAT from Pyrus communis chromosome 4, drPyrComm1.1, whole genome shotgun sequence harbors:
- the LOC137731812 gene encoding 28 kDa ribonucleoprotein, chloroplastic-like, which produces MAATAAAAMSSSFSPSIYTVKCIRSSSNHSSPDHLHLKMSPNRMPSPSSLSHSFAIEPLLSISSIGTSNKFRVLRITTTCVAQEGVAVTDEVEVEQVVLAEEEEEKEEKQAEEQVVAAVEELGGGGEAAAGGVSGEEEVAVNTKLYFGNLPYSVDSAQLAGIIQDFASPELIEVLYHRETGKSRGFAFVTMSTPEDCKAVIENLDGREFAGRTLRVNFSDRPRAKVPLYPETEYKLFVGNLSWSVTSESLTKAFQEYGTVVGARVLYDGETGRSRGYGFVCYSTKSEMDAALASLNGFELEGRALRVSLAEGKRS